In Macaca nemestrina isolate mMacNem1 chromosome 14, mMacNem.hap1, whole genome shotgun sequence, the sequence GGGTCTAAGCCCCCCTCATTCCCTTTGATCTGCACCCTTGCCCTCAGGGACCTGAAGTTGGATAACCTTCTGCTGGATGCCCAGGGATTCCTGAAGATCGCAGACTTTGGACTCTGCAAGGAAGGTGGGGGCTGCCCATTGGGATTCATATCTCCAGCCTTGTttacccagcctggccaataggatGATGGGCACATGGCATCTCCCAGGAAATCTCACCCACGGATGCCCTGGTTCCGCTGCTCTAGACCTCATTCCAGGGGACAGCTGGGCACACTGGCCCTTTCTTCCCAGTCCTAGAGGCTCGTATAGAGCCCCAGCCTGCACCTGGCCTGAGGGAGAGTCTATAGTCAGGGCTGGGAGAGGAGACTGAattctgccttttgtttttttctttctttattttttatcttttttttttttttgagacggagtcttgctgtaccgcccaggctggagcgcagtggcgtaatcttggctcactgcaacctctacctactgggttcaagcaattctgcctcagcctgccaagtagctgggactacaggcgtgtaccatcacgctcggctaatttttgtatttttttttagtagagacggggtttcactgtgttagccaggatggtctcgatctcctgacctcatgatccgcccacctcgacctcccaaagtgctgagattacagatgtgagccactacacctggcttcttctttttttttttgagacagagtcttgccctgttgcccaggctggagtgcaatggcatgatcttggctcactgccacctctgcctccagggttcaagagattctcccgtctcagcttcccaagtagctgcaattataggcgcatgccaccacgccccagcttattttttgtatctttagtagagacggggttttaccatgttggccaggctgatctcgaactcctgacctcatgatctgcctgcgttggcctcccaaagtgctgggattacaggtgtgagccaccgtgcccggccgggtTCTGCCTTCTGTGACCTTAGCCTGTGAGCTTGGCTCCGCATGCAGTCAAATGGTGTCATAACCGTTCCCACCTCCTTGGGTACAGGGCAGGGCTTGGCACAGGCTAAGCTCCCTGGCATCATAAGGCTTGGCTGTTGAGGTTATTATGAATAGGCCACACCAATCTGCTTTTGGCGTACCTGTTGATTTGTAGGGATCGGCTTCGGGGACCGGACTAGCACCTTCTGCGGCACCCCGGAGTTCCTGGCTCCCGAGGTGCTGACCCAGGAGGCGTACACACGGGCTGTGGACTGGTGGGGGCTGGGTGTGCTGCTCTATGAGATGCTGGTGGGTGAGGTGAGTGCTGGAGTGTGCTGTCTGGGCCTCTGGGTTGGAGTAGGGTGGCCCGTGCATCCTGCTGAGCCCCCATCTCCACAGTGCCCTTTCCCAGGGGACACGGAGGAAGAGGTGTTTGACTGTATCGTTAACATGGACGCTCCCTACCCCGGCTTTCTGTCGGTGCAAGGGCTTGAGCTCATTCAGAAGGTAAGCACTGCAGGGTCTGGGTCTGGGCTGGATGGCCGCGTAAGGCCCATGTGCCCTCTGCCATGGGACAGCAGACCCCCTGCCACCCATCCGTAGAGCGCTCTGGGCCAGCGTGCTTGGGGCCTGTGGATGATGGCAGTGCCTGGGGCTGAATGCCCTAAGTGAGCACCTGTCCTATTGCCCAGCTCCTCCAGAAGTGCCCGGAGAAGCGCCTCGGGGCGGGTGAGCAGGATGCCGAGGAGATCAAGGTCCAGCCGTTCTTCAGGGTGAGTGGCTGGGGTGGCGGTGGTCCCCTGTGCCTGGCAGGGTAGGTGACACAGAGTGACTCATGGAGCTGCTGTTCCTGCCATCTCAGGCGCCTCTCCTTTTCCCCCAGACCACCAACTGGCAAGCCCTGCTCGCCCGCACCATCCAGCCCCCCTTCGTGCCCATCCTCTGTGGCCCTGCGGACCTGCGCTACTTTGAGGGCGAGTTCACAGGGCTGCCGCCTGCCCTGACCCCACCTGCACCCCACAGCCTCCTCACTGCCCGCCAACAGGCCGCCTTCCGGGACTTCGACTTTGTGTCAGAGCGATTCCTGGAGCCCTGAGGGCATCTCCTGGCACCTCTGTCCCCTTCCCCCACAGACTGCTAGAGCCTCTGCTTGCCTACCTGTGTGCCCTGCCTGGAGGTCCAGGCCTTGCCGGGTACTTATGAGCCCTTGGGACTCGAGGTGGCAGCCATGGGGCCACTGTTGTGGGCTTTGCTCACTGTCACTGGGCAAAGTGTGTCCCCTCCCCCTCCAGCTCGCCCTCCTCTACCTCCCAGCGAGACCTGGCCCAGAAAGGGTGCCGCAGCAAGGAGTGatgtggtttgtctttttaaGACTGGACTTGCTTTATAGACTATTAAATTTGTAAAAGTGTGCACTGGCAGTCgcctgggtggggctggggtggagCCCAGGGTCTGCTTGGGCCTGAGCTGCCCACAggtccttttttccctttcttccttggAAGGCAGAACTGCCCACCGAGGCAGGGATCTGTCTGTCTTGAAGTTCAGTTCTGGGACCTGGGAGGAGTGGGCAGGAGTCAACCCTCCAAGGGCTGACTCTAGCTGGGGACAGGTCCCCTGGTTTTCAGGCACAAGATAGTAGCCCAGCCTCTAGCAACCCTAAACAGCTGGgctgctgccctcctcctcctcctcagcccagAGGGTCTCCCAGGACCCCGAGGGCCATCCACAGAAGAAGTGGGCCAGGTTGCGGGTCAGGCCTCGGTCGAAGGGGTTGCCGGGGCGCTGGCGGAGATAGGCGATGCGGTGTGAGGAGATGAATTCCCAGGTGGTGGTGTTGCTGGCCACCAGGTAGAGGTGTGAGGCGAGGAGCAGGCTGGCCACCAACGAGAGGAGGGACAGCAGCAGGAAGGTGGCGAACAGGAGCCCGCTGGATCGAAGCCACAGTCCCCAGGGCTGGAAGAACTGGAGGCCTGACCTGCAGGGCAGGGGACAGGGGCCTGGTgctgggggagggcaggggagcccTTCCCTCCCTGTGCTGGATCCCTGGGAGTCCTGGCTCTGTCCAGCCCTGTGGGAGCATACATCCCACCCTCCCCCTATGCCCGGGCAGCAGCACCCACCATGCCAGGTACAGGCCCCAGAGAAGCACCACCAGCTGCAGTGCCAGGTAGACCACAAAGAGTGGGTGGTTGCGCTCCCCTACACAGTTCTCCATCCAGGGGCAGTGGTGGTCGTAGCGGCGGACGCAACGGCGGCACTCACGGCAGTGTCGAGCCCTCAGGGGCTGCTGTGGGCATGGAGGAGAGTGGAGGCTCAGTGCCAGCCCTGCTGTGAGCCCACCACTGAGGGGAGGAATCAGGGCCTGATGATGGAAGGCCTTCTTGGAGGAGGGGTGAGGCCCCggcactggggcaggaggaggtcGAGGAGTCTCAGCTTTGGCCCAACCTCTCCCAGGTGAGTGTCCCTGCACCACTCACCAGCACCAGGCAGTATCTGCAGCGCCGAAGAGGGATGGCTGGAGGAACCATGGCTGTCTGCTCCTCTTTGAGCTCCTCCTGGAATGAGGGGTGGGGTGTAAGACAGGATCTCCTTGGGAGACAGGTGGCATTGGCGGGCAGCTCCCCTAGGGGCCGGCTTAGCTCTGGTTGTGGAGTTTAGGCCCCATCCCGTGCAGAATGGAGGTGTGGGGTGCGGTGGAGCACCCTGGACTGAGGGTGGCTGTGTGATGTTTGCAAGTCTCTTCCTTCTCTGGGCCCCAGCAGTTTCCTCACTACTGTAGGATGGGGCTCTAGGGCTGGCAAGAGGATTCACTGAGCTGCCCCCACAAGAGCCtgcagcacagagcctggcatggAGACTGGTGGTGGCTGTTGAGTCCCTGTTGGTGAGAGTAGGGGCCCCTGGTTACCTGAGGCTGGGGCTGCGCATTCACGTAGCCGGGGTCCATGAGTGACACAGCGAGGTAGAGCAGCAGGGAGCCCAGCACCAGGAGCAGGAAGGTGAGGGGCAGGAGCAGCTCGCCCTGCTCCTCCCATTGCCGCAGCTCTGGAGAGGCCGGGAGAGCACAGTGAGGCTGGGCCGGGTAGAACAGGAGTGGGTGGGACTGGGTTGCAGTTGGAGGTGGGGAAGTGTGTTCCTGGCCTGGCAAAGACCTGGAGATGTTGGTTCCATGAGTGGTTGTGTGTGGCCAGCAGTTCATCTGAACTTTATCTGGAGGGTCAGAGGGAACCATGGAAGGTTATAAGGCCAGATCTGTTTTGGAAAACCTCATCGCTAGAGAAATGGATCAGGGGAAGCCTAGGGGCAGAGAATCTGGCCAGGAGGAAGAAGGGGGGAGCTGCAAAGGCCTGGCAGGAAGTGAGAGAGGAAGGAATGGACAGAGGGGGCTGCTGGGTGAAGGGAGCCAGACCTGACTGGATGTGGGACAGAAGGAGGAGGGGTCCAGCGTCTCTGGCTCTGCAATGGTGAGAGACTGGCCAGGTCTGAAATGCCTGAGAGAGAGATGGGAGGGAGGGTGCAGCTGGCAGGCTCAGGTGCTGCAGAGGGGCATAAGAAAGGGTCCAGTGGCTTCAGCCCATGGAGGTGACAGGATTTTGGGGAGGTAGGGTGCAGGGCAAGGAATGAGGGGGCAGGAGACCACCAGACAGCGGAGTGTAGACAAATCCCGTGTCCCTTGTAAGGGGGAGCAGAGAAGAAAGGGTGGCTTTTGAGGGGGGTCGTTTTCTGATAGGGAGACCTGAGCAAGTTTTTAGGCTAAAGGGTGAAGGTGGTGGAGGAGGTCTGAGGTCTTGGGAGGAAAACCAGAAGGGGCCCCAGTCCAGAAACTGAGGCTGGACCACCATGGAAGGAGGGCTGGGGGCTGCTGTGGGTGACAGTGAGGGAGGCTGCCCGTGGCAGGTGAGGTGCTGGGTAGGGGGCTACTGAGGGGAATGAGGGAAATGGAGGTGGGTAGGTAGGTGAATCTGTGGGAAGAtgggagacaggcctcaccccgTGGGGTGTTCTCTTGCCTGAGGGGTTGCCTGGACTTGGGCAGCTAGTGGCcatgggggtgtggagggtgTGGGTGTGGACACAACGTCAATCCTTGCATCTAGTTGAGCCTCCTAATCGTAAGGATGGGAAGATTTGGGGTCAGTTCCTGGGAAGGAACTGGTGGGTCCCAGGATCAAGGGACATGGGGCTCAAGTCGGTCCTTGGATCTGGTGGGCACCGGCTGGGTCCTGGGATGGACAGGGCATTTGGCAATGATCAGGAAGATGCTGGGATTAATCAGGAATCAACGGGGTATCAGGCGGAGAGCGGGTGGCTATTGGAATGATAGATGGGGAGGGGGCTTCAGGAGCTGGCAGAGATCGGGCCAATCCCAGGATCTCCAGGGATTAGGCGGGAGACCCAGTGAGACCCGAAAGTCCGGGGAACCACGCGGGATCGGGTGGGTCCGGGGTCGCTCGGGGTCCGGCTCACCGGTATCGTGCAGGAAGAGCACCAGCGTGATCCCCCAGGTCAGCACGGTGTGCCCGGTCCGCACCAGGACCCCAGGGCTGAGGAGCGCCCAGGGGGCCATCGCCTCGGCCCGGGGCCCCACCCGGAAGAAGCGCCCAGAAGGGCGGGCCCTCCGAGGGAGGGGAACGCGGTCACCCGGGGATTGGTGGATCTGGGCGCTGGGCAGGGCCGGACTGGATCAGGGAGTCTGCCTATTGGATGGCAGCTGCGGCCGAGTGGACCCTCAAGCCAACAGGTGCCTGAAGAGGCTGAGGGCGGGGCCGGCGCGCGCGCAGCTGGTAACTCCCCCAACTCCAGCCCCACCCGCCAGGTAACTTTTGAAAGCCCAGGCGCGCGCGCGCACCTCCCCCGCGCTCCCCTGTGCCCGCCCTTGCAGCCTCGCGCATGCGCGTAGCTCCCTGGGCGCTTAAAAGATCCAGCGGTTTGCTGTGAGTCCGAGAGGCAAATTTGTGCCCATTTCGAAGATGTAATGACTAAGGTCTCCAGAGGGCCAGGGCTCGCCCAAGGTTGGTCTGTGGTGACAGCTTTACCTCCTTGCTATTTATTCTCAGATATTGCAAATGGAGGAGAGAAAAGTGGAGGTATGTGGTGCACATTCTGACTATGGGTGATCCAACTTAGGCGGGAGTCAGAAATCCCAGCACTGCCCCTTCCtacctgtgtgaccctgggcgaGTTACTGAGCCCCTCTGagctgttttctgtctctataaggGGGATAACAATAGTGTCTTAAGGTGTTTGGGAGGACTAAATAATGGAAGCGCCTTGTCTAGCACGGGGCTGTCTTGCCTCTCCTGCTGTGAGCCACCACCTACAGGCGGACTTTCCCCGCCAGAGGCTTCAGGCCGTCTTCCTTCCCTGTGTCCCCAGGGCCTTCCCCACTCAGCCCTGCCTTTCCACAGCACCTCCCACTGATACCAGCATCCTCCTCCGCCTCCATCTGATTGGCCCCATCCCAGCGGGTACTCCTCTGACATCTGCTGTTTTTCTCAGCTCAACATCCTTTTTTTGATTGGGGAATTGACTTCCCATCCCATGTGATTGGAGGGACTGCCCCTCACCCCATAGGATGGCCAGCGGCAGGCTGTGGGCTTTCGACTCTGCAGAACCAATCACAGGCCTTCCATGAGATTACTGTCTAGATGCTGAGAGGAAGGGGCATTCTTTTGGATCTCAAGCCTAAGGAATGGGATATAAGGCAACCGAGAGCCATCTTTACGCTGTGCGGTGAGGGCCTACCCTGTCTGTGGCTGGAGAAAATGAGACCAA encodes:
- the LOC105463989 gene encoding palmitoyltransferase ZDHHC12 isoform X4, with amino-acid sequence MAPWALLSPGVLVRTGHTVLTWGITLVLFLHDTELRQWEEQGELLLPLTFLLLVLGSLLLYLAVSLMDPGYVNAQPQPQEELKEEQTAMVPPAIPLRRCRYCLVLQPLRARHCRECRRCVRRYDHHCPWMENCVGERNHPLFVVYLALQLVVLLWGLYLACPGDCGFDPAGSCSPPSCCCPSSRWWPACSSPHTSTWWPATPPPGNSSPHTASPISASAPATPSTEA
- the LOC105463989 gene encoding palmitoyltransferase ZDHHC12 isoform X2, whose protein sequence is MAPWALLSPGVLVRTGHTVLTWGITLVLFLHDTELRQWEEQGELLLPLTFLLLVLGSLLLYLAVSLMDPGYVNAQPQPQEELKEEQTAMVPPAIPLRRCRYCLVLPLRARHCRECRRCVRRYDHHCPWMENCVGERNHPLFVVYLALQLVVLLWGLYLAWSGLQFFQPWGLWLRSSGLLFATFLLLSLLSLVASLLLASHLYLVASNTTTWEFISSHRIAYLRQRPGNPFDRGLTRNLAHFFCGWPSGSWETLWAEEEEEGSSPAV
- the LOC105463989 gene encoding palmitoyltransferase ZDHHC12 isoform X3 — translated: MAPWALLSPGVLVRTGHTVLTWGITLVLFLHDTELRQWEEQGELLLPLTFLLLVLGSLLLYLAVSLMDPGYVNAQPQPQEELKEEQTAMVPPAIPLRRCRYCLVLQPLRARHCRECRRCVRRYDHHCPWMENCVGERNHPLFVVYLALQLVVLLWGLYLACTRPLSPALQVRPPVLPALGTVASIQRAPVRHLPAAVPPLVGGQPAPRLTPLPGGQQHHHLGIHLLTPHRLSPPAPRQPLRPRPDPQPGPLLLWMALGVLGDPLG
- the LOC105463989 gene encoding palmitoyltransferase ZDHHC12 isoform X1, whose protein sequence is MAPWALLSPGVLVRTGHTVLTWGITLVLFLHDTELRQWEEQGELLLPLTFLLLVLGSLLLYLAVSLMDPGYVNAQPQPQEELKEEQTAMVPPAIPLRRCRYCLVLQPLRARHCRECRRCVRRYDHHCPWMENCVGERNHPLFVVYLALQLVVLLWGLYLAWSGLQFFQPWGLWLRSSGLLFATFLLLSLLSLVASLLLASHLYLVASNTTTWEFISSHRIAYLRQRPGNPFDRGLTRNLAHFFCGWPSGSWETLWAEEEEEGSSPAV